The Streptomyces uncialis genomic interval TGGTCGACCAGGACGCCGCCGAGATCCTCGCGAAGGAGGCCATCGACGCCGTCCTCGACCTGGAGAAGATGGGTCTGCCGTTCAACCGGACCCCGAACGGCACCATCGACCAGCGCCGGTTCGGCGGGCACTCCCGCAACCACGGCGAGGCCCCGGTGCGCCGCTCCTGCTACGCGGCCGACCGCACCGGCCACATGATCCTCCAGACGCTGTACCAGAACTGCGTCAAGGAGGGCGTCGAGTTCTTCAACGAGTTCTACGTCCTCGACCAGCTGATCACCGAGGTCGACGGCGTCAAGCACTCGTCGGGCGTCGTCGCCTACGAGCTGGCGACCGGTGAGATCCATGTCTTCCAGGCGAAGGCCGTGATCTACGCCTCCGGCGGCACCGGCAAGTTCTTCAAGGTGACCTCCAACGCGCACACCCTCACCGGTGACGGCCAGGCCGCCGTGTACCGGCGCGGGCTGCCGCTGGAGGACATGGAGTTCTTCCAGTTCCACCCGACCGGCATCTGGCGCATGGGCATCCTGCTGACGGAGGGCGCCCGCGGTGAGGGCGGCATCCTGCGCAACAAGGACGGCGAGCGCTTCATGGAGAAGTACGCGCCGGTCATGAAGGACCTCGCGTCCCGTGACGTCGTCTCCCGGTCCATCTACACGGAGATCCGTGAGGGCCGCGGCTGCGGTCCCGAGGGCGACCATGTGTACCTGGACCTCACGCACCTCCCGCCGGAGCAGCTGGACGCCAAGCTCCCGGACATCACGGAGTTCGCGCGTACCTACCTGGGCATCGAGCCGTACACGGACCCGATCCCGATCCAGCCGACCGCGCACTACGCCATGGGCGGCATCCCGACGAACGTCGAGGGTGAGGTCCTCTCGGACAACACCACCGTCGTCCCGGGCCTGTACGCGGCCGGCGAGGTCGCCTGTGTCTCCGTGCACGGCGCCAACCGTCTCGGCACCAACTCGCTCCTGGACATCAACGTCTTCGGGCGCCGCGCGGGCATCGCCGCCGCCGAGTACTCGGCGAAGAGCGGTTACGTGGAGCTGCCGGAGGACCCGGCGCGTCTGGTCGTCGACCAGGTCGAGCACCTGCGGGCGTCGACCGGCACCGAGCGGGTCGCGGAGCTGCGCCGGGAGCTCCAGGACACGATGGACGCCAATGTGATGGTGTTCCGTACGGAGCAGACCATCAAGACGGCCGTCGACAAGATCGCCGAGCTGCGCGCGCGGTACCGGAACGTGTCCGTCCAGGACAAGGGCAAGCGGTTCAACACGGACCTGCTGGAGGCCATCGAGCTGGGCAACCTGCTCGACCTGGCCGAGGTCATGGCCGTCTCCGCGCTGGCCCGCAAGGAGTCCCGGGGCGGCCACTACCGCGAGGACTACCCCAACCGCGACGACGTCAACTTCATGCGCCACACCATGGCGTACCGCGAGGTCGGCGCCGATGGCTCCGAGACCATCCGTCTCGACTACAAGCCGGTCGTCCAGACCCGCTACCAGCCGATGGAGCGTACGTACTGATGGCTACTCCCGTACTCGACAAGGTGGAGGCCGAGTCCGCCGCCTCGCACCTGATCACGGTCACCTTCCGCATCCGCCGCTTCAACCCCGAGGTCGCCGCGGAAGCCGTGTGGGAGGACTTCCAGTTCGAGATCGACCCCAAGGAGCGGGTCCTCGACGGGCTGCACAAGATCAAGTGGGACCTGGACGGCACCCTGACGTTCCGCCGTTCCTGCGCCCACGGCATCTGCGGCTCGGACGCGATGCGGATCAACGGCCGCAACCGGCTGGCGTGCAAGACGCTGATCAAGGACATCAACCCCGACAAGCCGATCATGGTCGAGCCCATCAAGGGTCTGACGGTCCTCAAGGACCTGATCGTCGACATGGACCCGTTCTTCCAGGCGTACCGCGACGTCATGCCGTTCCTGATCACCAAGGGCAACGAGCCGACCCGTGAGCGCCTCCAGAGCGCGGAGGACCGCGAGCGGTTCGACGACACCACCAAGTGCATCCTGTGCGCGGCGTGCACGTCGTCCTGCCCGGTGTTCTGGAACGACGGCCAGTACTTCGGCCCCGCCGCGATCGTGAACGCCCACCGCTTCATCTTCGACTCGCGCGACGAGGCCGGCGAGCAGCGGCTGGAGATCCTCAACGACAAGGACGGCGTGTGGCGCTGCCGCACCACGTTCAACTGCACGGACGCGTGCCCGCGCGGTATCGAGGTCACGAAGGCGATCCAGGAGGTGAAGCGGGCGTTGATCACGCGCCGCTTCTGACCTGACCGGTCGGGCCTCAGGACGTATGCGAGGGCCGCCGTATCCCCGGGTGGGGGTGCGGCGGCTTTCGTGTGGGGCGGCACGCCCGTAGTCATCGCCGTCGGGGTTCGGCCCACGGGGTTGGCACCGCCTTCACCGCTGGGCGCGCCGGGCCACCGTGTACGCGGTCGGGCCGGTGAGCCCCGCCCCTGTGCCGTCGGACATGTCCAGGACCTCGAAGCCGGACGCTTCCGCACAGCGTTCCAGCTCCTGCGGGAACAGGACCCGCCGGGGGATCTCGTCCTGGGCCTCGTCGCCCGAGGGGAGCACCCAGTGCCGATGCGTGGTGTTGATGCGGGTCCGCGGGTCCCACGAGTGCCGGACGGTGACCGTGGCCGGTCCCCCCGGGGTGTCGACGGTGGCCGTGGTCGGCCCGGCCCGGGTGATCGGAGCGATGGGAGAGCACAGCACGAGCAGCGCGCCCGGTCCGGCGTGGGCCGCGAAGGTGTCGAAGACCTGACCGATCCCCTTGTCGTCACGCACATGGGCGAGGCTGTTGCCGATACAGGTCACCACGTCCATGAGCATCCGGAGCCGTACCGTGCGCATGTCCCCGGTGCGGACGTCCAGCCCCGGCCGGATGTGGCGGGCGTGGCCGACCATGCCGGGCTGGAGGTCCACGCCGACGCATGCGAAGTGCTGGGCGAAGACCTCCAGGTCCCGTCCGGTACCGCATCCGAAGTCGATCAGAGTCCGGGCGTCCGGCCGGTACCGCCGGATCAGCTCGTGGACTCTCTCGGCGCTCGTACTGTCGGACTGGACGAAGTCGTAGAGGGCCGGGTCCCGGTACAGGAGGTTGGTGACTTCCAAGGTGTTCGGCTTCCCTGCGGGGGGGGCTGGTCACATGAGGCTTCTCAGTCCGATCTCCAGGGCGAGTACGTCGCACAACAGGTCGGGGACGAGCGGGACGGCATCGGCCCTCCGTGCGTGCCCGGGCGAGAGTCTTGCCGTCAACGTAGCCGAGGTCCACCAGGACCGATTCCTTCAGCATCTCGTCCAGTGCGGGCAGACCGTGGCAGCGCAGGCCCTTCTCCAGCACGGCGAGGAAGTTCTCCGGCTCGGCCGGACTCGCCACCCATGCGGGCAGGCCGACCCGTCGCATCCGCTCACGGAACAGGGACTTTCGACGTTTGTGCTCATGTGGCAGTTGCTCCATGAACCGAACGATCCGAGGGTGGACCAGCGGGCTCACCGGCCAGACTCCGGCCCGGAGGTATCCGGGGTTGTG includes:
- the sdhA gene encoding succinate dehydrogenase flavoprotein subunit, whose protein sequence is MKIHKYDTVIVGAGGAGMRAAIEATKRSRTAVLTKLYPTRSHTGAAQGGMAAALANVEEDNWEWHTFDTIKGGDYLVDQDAAEILAKEAIDAVLDLEKMGLPFNRTPNGTIDQRRFGGHSRNHGEAPVRRSCYAADRTGHMILQTLYQNCVKEGVEFFNEFYVLDQLITEVDGVKHSSGVVAYELATGEIHVFQAKAVIYASGGTGKFFKVTSNAHTLTGDGQAAVYRRGLPLEDMEFFQFHPTGIWRMGILLTEGARGEGGILRNKDGERFMEKYAPVMKDLASRDVVSRSIYTEIREGRGCGPEGDHVYLDLTHLPPEQLDAKLPDITEFARTYLGIEPYTDPIPIQPTAHYAMGGIPTNVEGEVLSDNTTVVPGLYAAGEVACVSVHGANRLGTNSLLDINVFGRRAGIAAAEYSAKSGYVELPEDPARLVVDQVEHLRASTGTERVAELRRELQDTMDANVMVFRTEQTIKTAVDKIAELRARYRNVSVQDKGKRFNTDLLEAIELGNLLDLAEVMAVSALARKESRGGHYREDYPNRDDVNFMRHTMAYREVGADGSETIRLDYKPVVQTRYQPMERTY
- a CDS encoding class I SAM-dependent methyltransferase, coding for MEVTNLLYRDPALYDFVQSDSTSAERVHELIRRYRPDARTLIDFGCGTGRDLEVFAQHFACVGVDLQPGMVGHARHIRPGLDVRTGDMRTVRLRMLMDVVTCIGNSLAHVRDDKGIGQVFDTFAAHAGPGALLVLCSPIAPITRAGPTTATVDTPGGPATVTVRHSWDPRTRINTTHRHWVLPSGDEAQDEIPRRVLFPQELERCAEASGFEVLDMSDGTGAGLTGPTAYTVARRAQR
- a CDS encoding succinate dehydrogenase iron-sulfur subunit → MATPVLDKVEAESAASHLITVTFRIRRFNPEVAAEAVWEDFQFEIDPKERVLDGLHKIKWDLDGTLTFRRSCAHGICGSDAMRINGRNRLACKTLIKDINPDKPIMVEPIKGLTVLKDLIVDMDPFFQAYRDVMPFLITKGNEPTRERLQSAEDRERFDDTTKCILCAACTSSCPVFWNDGQYFGPAAIVNAHRFIFDSRDEAGEQRLEILNDKDGVWRCRTTFNCTDACPRGIEVTKAIQEVKRALITRRF